The following proteins are co-located in the Pedobacter frigiditerrae genome:
- a CDS encoding AI-2E family transporter yields the protein MKETALPFVAKLALVLLSIIMLGYLAILGKSLLAPLLFSLLMAFLLLPFANFLERKFKFGRSIASITAVILMIAVLYGIFYFLGNQLGELWNDWPLLVKQVTTAFHDIQSWITKTFHINGDKQKSYLSDGIEKSLATSAVVIGTTLLTLSSSLLFLAFTLLFTFFILNYRRLLFSFLTTVFAEQHKTKVTEIVSEIQSIIRKYVSGLFIQMFIVTVLMILALTFLGVKYAILLGLIAGIFNIIPYLGISTALLISALITFATAGAAKALLVILVFVGVHTIDGNILMPLVVGSKVKINALFAFIGIIVGEMIWGISGMFLCIPYLAMLKIIFERVDGLQPWGALLGEGHKMPRKRRTYRITKKIKLEEAE from the coding sequence ATGAAAGAAACCGCTCTGCCATTTGTTGCCAAACTAGCTTTAGTACTGCTTTCTATTATCATGCTGGGTTACTTGGCAATCTTGGGCAAAAGCCTTTTGGCGCCATTGCTATTTTCTCTATTAATGGCTTTTTTACTTTTGCCATTTGCTAATTTTTTAGAGAGAAAATTTAAGTTCGGCAGAAGCATTGCATCTATTACAGCTGTAATTTTAATGATTGCCGTACTTTATGGGATATTCTATTTTTTAGGAAATCAGCTAGGAGAATTATGGAATGACTGGCCTTTATTAGTTAAGCAGGTTACTACCGCCTTTCATGATATACAAAGCTGGATTACAAAAACTTTTCATATCAATGGTGACAAACAAAAATCTTATTTAAGTGATGGCATAGAGAAATCATTAGCTACAAGTGCAGTTGTAATTGGCACGACGTTATTAACTCTTTCTTCAAGTTTATTATTCTTGGCGTTTACTTTATTATTTACGTTTTTCATTCTCAATTACAGAAGGTTATTGTTTAGTTTTTTAACAACAGTTTTCGCCGAGCAACACAAGACTAAGGTTACCGAAATTGTAAGCGAAATACAAAGCATCATTAGAAAATATGTATCTGGATTATTCATTCAGATGTTTATTGTAACCGTTTTAATGATTTTAGCGCTAACTTTTTTGGGCGTTAAGTATGCAATTTTATTAGGCCTTATTGCTGGCATCTTTAATATCATCCCCTATCTGGGGATTTCTACCGCTTTATTAATTAGTGCATTGATTACTTTCGCAACAGCTGGAGCCGCAAAAGCTTTATTGGTAATTTTAGTATTTGTCGGCGTTCATACCATTGATGGAAATATCTTAATGCCTTTAGTTGTCGGCTCTAAAGTTAAAATTAATGCGCTTTTTGCCTTTATTGGTATTATAGTTGGCGAAATGATTTGGGGAATTTCTGGTATGTTTTTATGCATTCCGTATTTAGCAATGCTGAAAATTATTTTCGAAAGAGTAGATGGATTACAACCTTGGGGAGCATTGCTTGGCGAAGGACATAAAATGCCTAGAAAAAGAAGGACCTACAGAATTACCAAAAAAATAAAACTCGAAGAAGCCGAATAA
- a CDS encoding Uma2 family endonuclease — MAAEKTYPDLTETKVYSFNDVDESLTYSYSHYLNWLFDERVELIKGKIFKMSPAPSRVHQEVFGSIFLAIGNFLKNKPCKVYGAPFDVRFPKSSKADAAIFTVLQPDICVVCDLSKLDDKGCVGAPDIVVEILSPGNNKKELFHKYQVYQEFGVKEYWVVSQSDQNILIYTLDEFGKFQPSKIFTLGEEITSSVLPGFFLNLDDVFDGIE; from the coding sequence ATGGCTGCCGAGAAAACATATCCAGATTTAACTGAAACGAAAGTCTATAGTTTCAACGATGTTGATGAATCGTTAACTTATAGCTATTCGCATTATTTGAACTGGCTTTTTGATGAAAGAGTGGAATTAATTAAAGGGAAAATCTTTAAAATGAGTCCTGCTCCATCTCGAGTTCATCAAGAAGTTTTTGGATCAATTTTTTTAGCAATCGGGAATTTTTTAAAAAATAAACCTTGTAAAGTTTATGGTGCTCCATTCGATGTTCGTTTCCCAAAAAGCAGCAAAGCAGATGCAGCTATATTCACTGTTTTGCAACCCGATATTTGTGTGGTTTGTGATTTAAGTAAACTCGATGATAAAGGTTGCGTTGGTGCACCAGATATTGTCGTTGAAATTTTATCTCCAGGAAACAATAAAAAAGAGCTGTTCCATAAATATCAGGTTTATCAAGAGTTTGGGGTTAAAGAATATTGGGTGGTAAGCCAAAGCGACCAAAACATTTTAATTTACACTTTGGATGAATTTGGTAAATTCCAGCCATCAAAAATTTTCACTTTAGGCGAGGAAATTACATCTTCTGTATTGCCAGGTTTTTTTTTAAACTTGGATGATGTTTTTGATGGAATAGAATGA
- a CDS encoding heavy metal translocating P-type ATPase, with protein MEKPKHLHEKKDNGCCSHNHSQHSHDEDGHDHDHGDASSVKTYLPAIFSLVLLLSAIAFDYFRVDFFRSYIRIVWYLLAYIPVAFPVIKEAFQTITKGEVFTEFLLMVLATVGALALGEYPEAVAVMLFYTVGELFQGAAVEGAKKNIKALLDVRPDIANVLRNEKFETVKPETVVIGETIQLKAGEKAPLDGELINDAASFNTAALTGESTPRTIRKGETVLAGMLNLDQVITLKVTKKFADSALSRILEMVQSATSRKAKTELFIRKFAKIYTPIVFFLAVALVVLPYFIVADYQFQTWLYRALVFLVISCPCALVISIPLGYFGGIGAASAHGILFKGSSFLDVITKINTVVMDKTGTLTHGVFKVKEIKAEIDETQFFALLAAIESKSTHPIAKAIVSHCGDKKLLEVSEVKEIAGHGLTAMIEKKNVAAGNSKLLKKLKIVYPKELDEQVETIVLLAVDNQYAGYVIIADEVKADAKQAIQDLHKNGVNQIVMLSGDKAAITEKLARELGIDFAYGDLLPEDKVSRLEEIKKDKSRVVAFVGDGINDAPVLALSDLGMAMGAMGSDVAIETADVVIQNDQPSRIATAIKIGKATKRVVYQNIGLAFAVKAVVLILGAGGLATMWEAVFADVGVAFLAILNAIRIQKMKF; from the coding sequence ATGGAAAAACCTAAACATCTCCACGAGAAAAAAGACAATGGTTGCTGCAGCCATAACCACTCTCAACATAGCCACGATGAAGATGGTCACGACCATGATCATGGGGATGCTTCTTCTGTTAAAACCTACCTGCCTGCAATTTTCAGTTTGGTGTTATTGCTTAGCGCAATTGCTTTTGATTATTTTAGAGTTGATTTTTTCAGAAGTTATATTCGCATAGTTTGGTATTTGCTGGCCTATATTCCTGTTGCTTTTCCTGTTATAAAAGAAGCGTTTCAAACAATTACTAAAGGCGAAGTTTTTACTGAATTCTTATTGATGGTTTTAGCCACTGTTGGCGCTTTGGCTTTAGGAGAATATCCAGAAGCTGTTGCGGTGATGTTATTCTATACAGTTGGCGAATTATTTCAAGGAGCCGCAGTTGAAGGAGCAAAAAAGAATATTAAAGCATTATTAGATGTAAGGCCAGATATTGCAAATGTTTTGAGGAATGAAAAATTTGAAACCGTAAAACCAGAAACAGTTGTAATTGGAGAGACAATTCAATTAAAAGCAGGAGAGAAAGCGCCTTTGGATGGAGAGCTCATCAATGATGCCGCAAGTTTTAACACAGCGGCTTTAACTGGAGAAAGTACACCAAGAACCATCAGGAAAGGCGAAACTGTTTTAGCTGGAATGCTAAATCTAGACCAGGTTATTACTTTAAAAGTGACCAAAAAATTTGCAGATAGTGCTTTGTCGAGGATATTGGAAATGGTGCAATCTGCAACTTCACGTAAAGCGAAAACAGAATTGTTCATTAGAAAATTTGCGAAGATTTACACGCCCATAGTTTTCTTTTTAGCCGTTGCTTTGGTTGTTTTGCCCTACTTTATTGTAGCTGATTATCAGTTTCAAACTTGGTTGTACAGAGCATTGGTTTTCTTGGTTATTTCTTGCCCTTGTGCTTTGGTTATTTCTATTCCGTTAGGCTATTTTGGTGGTATTGGAGCTGCTTCTGCCCACGGAATCTTATTTAAAGGTTCCAGTTTCCTAGATGTAATTACCAAAATTAATACGGTGGTGATGGATAAAACGGGAACCTTAACTCACGGCGTTTTTAAGGTTAAGGAAATTAAAGCTGAAATAGATGAAACTCAATTTTTTGCTTTGTTGGCAGCTATAGAAAGTAAATCTACACACCCAATTGCAAAAGCTATTGTTAGCCATTGTGGCGATAAAAAATTATTAGAGGTAAGTGAGGTTAAGGAAATTGCTGGTCACGGATTAACAGCTATGATTGAGAAGAAGAATGTTGCTGCAGGTAATTCTAAATTACTTAAAAAATTAAAAATTGTTTACCCTAAGGAACTAGATGAACAAGTAGAAACTATAGTACTTTTAGCCGTTGATAATCAATATGCGGGCTACGTAATTATAGCTGATGAAGTAAAAGCGGATGCAAAACAAGCCATTCAGGATTTGCATAAAAATGGCGTAAATCAGATTGTGATGCTAAGCGGCGATAAAGCGGCAATCACAGAAAAATTAGCTAGAGAACTAGGAATTGATTTTGCCTATGGCGATTTACTGCCAGAAGATAAGGTAAGTAGATTAGAAGAAATTAAAAAGGACAAATCCAGAGTAGTTGCCTTTGTTGGCGATGGAATTAACGATGCTCCTGTTTTAGCGTTAAGCGATTTGGGAATGGCGATGGGAGCGATGGGTAGCGATGTTGCCATAGAAACGGCAGATGTTGTGATACAAAATGACCAGCCAAGCCGAATTGCAACAGCCATCAAAATCGGTAAAGCAACAAAACGTGTAGTTTATCAAAACATCGGATTGGCTTTTGCGGTAAAGGCTGTAGTTTTAATTTTAGGAGCAGGTGGTTTGGCTACCATGTGGGAAGCTGTTTTTGCCGATGTTGGCGTTGCTTTTTTAGCAATTTTAAATGCTATTAGAATTCAAAAAATGAAGTTTTAA
- a CDS encoding MmcQ/YjbR family DNA-binding protein: protein MDIESFREYCLSFPGTTEGIKWEHLCFMVEEKMFIIIAIDEGNSFSTKCTPEEFDELTASDGIKQAPHMAKKQWVYIENLDVLNEKELKERVKTSRELVLAKLPKRVQEKYK, encoded by the coding sequence ATGGATATCGAAAGTTTCAGAGAATATTGTTTGAGTTTCCCAGGAACAACTGAAGGGATAAAATGGGAACACCTTTGTTTCATGGTGGAAGAAAAAATGTTCATCATTATCGCCATCGATGAAGGAAATAGCTTTTCTACAAAGTGTACGCCAGAAGAATTTGATGAATTAACTGCTAGTGATGGAATTAAACAAGCGCCACACATGGCTAAAAAGCAATGGGTTTACATCGAGAATTTGGATGTTTTAAACGAGAAAGAGTTAAAAGAAAGAGTTAAAACTTCTAGGGAATTGGTTTTGGCTAAGCTGCCTAAAAGAGTTCAAGAGAAGTATAAGTAA
- a CDS encoding RNA polymerase sigma factor, with protein MNEQDLILQLKKRNEAAYHHLVNAYRTRVFNTVLNILQDAEEADDTAQEVFIQVYHAIASFKGDSSLTTWLYRIAVRKALDKLRQRKNRQRLQKLLPWWMPNDENPNQVFHHPGIALENKERAAELFKAINELPEKQKVAFTLIKVQGIKYDEASEIMQQSIKAIESLISRAKQNLQKQLQHYKNS; from the coding sequence TTGAACGAACAAGATTTAATTTTGCAATTAAAGAAGCGAAATGAAGCGGCGTACCATCACTTGGTAAACGCTTATCGCACCCGTGTGTTCAATACAGTTTTAAATATTTTGCAAGACGCGGAAGAGGCTGATGATACGGCACAAGAAGTTTTTATACAAGTGTATCACGCCATAGCTTCATTTAAGGGAGATAGTTCGTTAACAACTTGGTTATACAGAATTGCGGTTAGAAAAGCGTTGGACAAACTTAGACAAAGAAAAAATAGGCAGCGATTGCAAAAATTACTGCCTTGGTGGATGCCAAATGATGAAAATCCAAATCAGGTTTTTCATCACCCTGGGATTGCCTTAGAAAACAAAGAAAGAGCAGCAGAATTATTTAAAGCTATAAATGAACTGCCAGAAAAACAAAAAGTAGCTTTTACGCTAATAAAAGTTCAAGGTATAAAGTACGATGAAGCGAGTGAAATCATGCAGCAAAGTATTAAAGCCATTGAATCTTTAATATCGAGGGCTAAGCAAAATTTACAGAAACAATTACAACACTACAAAAATTCTTAA
- a CDS encoding M13 family metallopeptidase, producing MKIQLKNYFAVLGILAVSISANAQQSPRKYIDPVNMDLSVKPGNDFYQYASGTWIKNNPVPAKETRWSSFNELREFNSQAVRGLVEAAAADKNAPAGSVNKRVGDFYAAAMDSLTIEKLGYTPIKADLEKIKQINSVQGMLEHTAYMRTSGIGGGMFGFGVGQDRKNVTKYLVNISQGGTTLNDRDIYLNDDPRSQKIKAAYNVYMTKLFSLVGNTEAEAKQKAETVFKIEKALAQAQMSRIEMRDQYKTYNKLTVAEFNQITPNINWKTLMPKFKVTGQDTVLVNSKSFFEKLDGMLTSVPLADWKTYLEWNVLKSSANNLSSPFVNASFAFTQAQTGQKVATPRWQRMSALTDGTIGELLGQLYVAKYFKPDAKVRMDQMIVNLRKAFEIRINGLEWMSDATKKKALEKLHAFTPKVGYTTKWQTYTGLVINRGTYFQNLRNAGVWGYNENIGRLGKPVDRTRFGMTPPTVNASYSPTMNEIVFPAGILQFPFFDPNADDAVNYGGIGAVIGHEMSHGFDDTGSQYDKDGNLKNWWTEEDRAKFNEKTKALGEQFNAYTVVDTIHVLGKLTMGENIGDLGGLNAAYTAFKMTKQGQGNEKIDGFTPDQRFFLSWAQVWRGNILPDAAAQLIKTDPHSPGPYRTIGAPVNMDAWYKAFDVQPGDKLYKKPEDRIRLW from the coding sequence ATGAAAATTCAACTCAAAAATTATTTTGCAGTTCTTGGAATTTTGGCTGTTAGCATATCGGCTAATGCGCAACAGTCTCCTAGAAAATATATTGATCCGGTTAATATGGATCTGAGCGTTAAGCCAGGAAACGATTTTTACCAATATGCAAGCGGTACCTGGATAAAAAACAATCCTGTACCAGCAAAAGAAACTCGATGGAGCTCTTTTAACGAACTTCGTGAATTTAATTCACAAGCAGTAAGAGGTTTAGTAGAAGCCGCGGCTGCAGATAAAAATGCTCCCGCAGGTTCTGTGAATAAACGTGTTGGCGATTTTTATGCCGCCGCAATGGATAGCTTAACTATCGAAAAGCTTGGCTACACTCCTATTAAGGCTGATTTGGAAAAAATTAAGCAAATCAACAGTGTGCAGGGAATGCTAGAGCACACAGCTTATATGCGTACCTCGGGCATCGGCGGCGGAATGTTTGGTTTTGGCGTTGGGCAAGACAGAAAAAATGTAACCAAATATTTAGTAAATATTTCGCAGGGCGGAACGACACTTAACGACAGGGATATTTACCTAAATGATGACCCTCGTAGTCAGAAAATTAAAGCAGCTTATAATGTTTACATGACTAAGTTATTTTCTCTTGTAGGAAATACTGAAGCTGAAGCAAAGCAAAAAGCTGAAACAGTATTTAAAATAGAGAAGGCATTAGCACAAGCTCAAATGAGTCGTATTGAGATGCGTGACCAATACAAAACCTACAACAAACTTACTGTTGCAGAGTTTAACCAGATTACGCCAAACATTAATTGGAAAACATTGATGCCGAAGTTTAAAGTTACTGGACAAGACACCGTATTAGTTAACTCTAAATCTTTCTTTGAAAAACTAGATGGTATGTTAACTTCTGTGCCATTGGCAGATTGGAAAACTTATTTGGAGTGGAACGTCTTGAAGTCTTCTGCAAATAACTTAAGTTCTCCTTTTGTTAATGCAAGTTTTGCTTTTACACAAGCACAAACTGGCCAGAAAGTTGCCACTCCACGTTGGCAACGCATGTCAGCTTTAACCGATGGTACAATTGGCGAATTATTAGGGCAGCTTTATGTGGCTAAATATTTCAAGCCAGATGCTAAAGTTAGAATGGACCAGATGATTGTAAACTTGCGCAAGGCTTTCGAGATTAGAATTAATGGTTTAGAATGGATGAGTGATGCAACTAAAAAGAAAGCTTTAGAAAAATTACACGCATTTACACCTAAAGTTGGTTACACCACCAAATGGCAAACTTATACTGGCTTAGTTATAAATAGAGGAACGTACTTCCAAAACTTACGTAACGCTGGTGTTTGGGGCTACAATGAAAACATAGGCCGATTAGGAAAACCTGTAGACCGTACTCGTTTCGGCATGACGCCTCCAACTGTAAATGCTTCTTATAGCCCAACAATGAATGAAATTGTTTTCCCAGCAGGGATTTTACAATTCCCATTCTTCGACCCGAATGCTGATGATGCTGTAAATTATGGTGGTATTGGTGCAGTAATTGGTCACGAAATGAGCCACGGTTTTGACGATACTGGTAGTCAGTACGACAAAGATGGTAACTTAAAAAATTGGTGGACTGAAGAAGACCGTGCTAAATTCAATGAAAAAACAAAAGCTTTAGGCGAGCAATTTAATGCTTACACAGTTGTAGATACCATCCATGTTTTAGGAAAACTAACAATGGGCGAAAACATTGGAGACTTAGGCGGATTAAATGCGGCTTACACAGCTTTTAAGATGACAAAACAAGGTCAAGGTAATGAAAAAATTGATGGTTTTACTCCAGACCAACGTTTCTTTTTGTCATGGGCACAAGTTTGGAGAGGAAATATTTTACCAGATGCTGCAGCTCAGTTAATTAAAACAGATCCACATTCTCCTGGTCCGTATAGAACTATTGGTGCACCTGTAAATATGGATGCTTGGTACAAAGCATTTGATGTTCAACCTGGTGATAAACTTTACAAAAAGCCAGAAGATAGAATTAGATTGTGGTAG
- the mazG gene encoding nucleoside triphosphate pyrophosphohydrolase, translating to MPANIPPPATTSPDTAFLRLLTVLDTLRTQCPWDKKQTMETLRHLTIEETYELSDAILEGDMQEIKKELGDLMMHLVFYARIGSETNDFDITDVLNGVCDKLINRHPHIYGDVEVNDEDDVKRNWEKIKLKEGNKSVLGGVPAGLPALVKASRIQEKARGVGFDWDEKEQVWAKVEEELQEFKDEFNIAENENIDKEKAEGEFGDLLFSLVNYARFIDINPENALEKTNKKFIKRFQFLESKAKENGKALQDMTLAEMDVYWNEAKKL from the coding sequence ATGCCTGCAAACATTCCACCTCCTGCTACCACAAGTCCAGATACCGCATTTTTAAGATTATTAACTGTTCTCGATACCTTACGCACTCAATGTCCATGGGATAAAAAACAGACAATGGAAACCTTACGCCATTTAACCATCGAAGAAACCTATGAGCTTTCTGATGCCATTTTGGAAGGCGATATGCAGGAAATTAAAAAAGAATTAGGCGATTTGATGATGCATTTGGTTTTTTACGCCCGTATTGGAAGCGAAACCAACGATTTCGATATTACCGATGTATTAAATGGTGTTTGCGATAAATTGATTAATCGCCATCCTCATATTTATGGAGATGTTGAAGTAAATGATGAAGATGACGTAAAACGGAACTGGGAAAAAATCAAGTTAAAAGAAGGAAACAAATCTGTTTTAGGTGGTGTGCCTGCTGGATTACCTGCCTTGGTTAAAGCAAGCAGAATTCAAGAAAAGGCTCGTGGCGTTGGTTTCGACTGGGATGAAAAAGAGCAAGTTTGGGCAAAGGTTGAAGAAGAATTACAAGAATTTAAGGATGAGTTTAACATCGCAGAGAACGAAAACATAGATAAGGAAAAAGCGGAAGGAGAATTTGGAGATTTGCTTTTCTCATTAGTTAATTATGCCAGGTTTATTGATATCAATCCTGAAAATGCACTAGAAAAAACCAATAAAAAATTCATTAAACGTTTTCAGTTTCTGGAAAGCAAGGCAAAAGAAAATGGCAAAGCTTTGCAGGATATGACATTAGCAGAAATGGATGTGTATTGGAATGAAGCGAAGAAATTGTAG
- the mnmD gene encoding tRNA (5-methylaminomethyl-2-thiouridine)(34)-methyltransferase MnmD — translation MNILTKTADGSNTLFNETVGEHYHSSNGALQESKHVFLEAGLKFAIAQKDENEISVLEVGFGTGLNFILSFAHCEENNIKLDYTGIEAFPLSKEVMEQTGYEEYVSSTVWQNFFSKYDDALNNKQSLSSYCELEIANTTLANFKSSTKYDVIYFDAFSVQHQPEMWTDEMIAHTCSFLNVGGVFVSYSITGNLKRAVKSCGLKVEKLPGAAGKREMLRAVKQS, via the coding sequence ATGAATATCCTCACTAAAACTGCTGACGGTTCCAACACTTTATTTAATGAAACTGTGGGAGAACATTACCACTCCTCAAATGGGGCTTTGCAAGAGAGTAAACATGTGTTTTTAGAAGCAGGGTTAAAATTTGCCATAGCACAAAAAGATGAAAATGAAATTTCTGTCTTAGAGGTAGGCTTTGGCACTGGATTAAATTTCATTTTAAGTTTTGCGCATTGCGAAGAAAATAACATCAAACTAGATTATACAGGGATAGAAGCCTTTCCTCTTTCAAAAGAAGTAATGGAACAAACAGGTTATGAAGAATATGTTTCATCAACGGTTTGGCAGAATTTCTTTTCCAAGTACGATGATGCGTTGAATAATAAACAATCTTTATCATCTTATTGCGAACTAGAAATAGCCAATACAACTTTAGCTAACTTTAAAAGTTCAACAAAGTACGATGTGATTTATTTTGATGCTTTCTCTGTACAACACCAACCAGAAATGTGGACTGATGAAATGATTGCCCATACTTGTAGTTTTTTAAACGTAGGAGGAGTTTTTGTCAGTTATTCCATTACTGGCAACTTAAAAAGGGCAGTTAAGAGCTGTGGTTTAAAAGTAGAAAAATTACCTGGTGCTGCAGGAAAAAGAGAAATGCTTAGGGCAGTTAAACAGTCCTGA
- a CDS encoding valine--tRNA ligase → MSISTKYNPTETEDKWYSYWLDKKFFHSEPDEREPYTIVIPPPNVTGVLHMGHMLNNTIQDVLIRKARMQGKNACWVPGTDHASIATEAKVVAMLKERGINKKDLSREEFLKYAWEWKEKYGGIILEQLKKLGASCDWDRTRFTMEDDMSEAVIDSFIHLYKKGWIYRGVRMVNWDPAGKTAVSDEEVIRKEVNQKLYYIKYLIAGTTDQFLTIATTRPETIMADAAICINPNDERFTHLKGKKVFVPLVNHEIPVIEDEYVDIEFGTGCLKVTPAHDLNDYELGVKHNLPVTDILNDDGTLNELAVILVGEDRFVARKKIAKMLEEAGHLEKVEDYKSQVGFSERTDAAIEPKLSMQWFVKMKEMAQPALDDVLNGDVNLIPNKFENTYRHWMENVRDWNISRQLWWGQQIPAWYDDKGNWVVAKTKDEALEEFWKKKNLEDAAADKAGFKKQLEPFLRQDEDVMDTWFSSWLWPISVFDGFKNPDNKDINYYYPTNDLVTAPEILFFWVARMIMAGHEFMGKKPFTNVYLTGIVRDKLGRKMSKSLGNSPDPIGLIEKYGADGVRVGMLMSSPAGNDLMFDEAYCEQGRNFANKIWNAFRLVKGWEVDENLENPNQQAITWFENRFNQALAEIESNFKQYRLSEALMDSYKLVWDDFCAWYLEMVKPAYQHPIDAETKAITIGYFEQILKLLHPFMPFLTEELYHDELFGERAEMDCCIVADYPVIGKADEQLLKEAELIKELISEIRNVRNTRQISPKDALPLSIKVNSGLDYEKWINIVFKLANISEVEIVNDKIPGAASFMVGNDEFFIVLNENVDLDAEKERLTKELHYLQGFLKSVDAKLSNERFVQNAKPEIIENERNKKADAESKIKTITESLALLEG, encoded by the coding sequence ATGAGCATTTCTACAAAATACAATCCTACAGAAACTGAAGATAAATGGTACAGCTATTGGTTAGACAAGAAGTTTTTCCACTCTGAACCAGACGAACGTGAGCCATATACCATCGTAATTCCGCCACCAAATGTTACTGGCGTATTGCACATGGGGCACATGTTAAACAATACCATTCAGGATGTATTGATTCGTAAAGCTCGTATGCAGGGCAAAAATGCTTGTTGGGTTCCTGGGACTGACCACGCTTCTATTGCTACAGAAGCAAAAGTTGTAGCGATGTTAAAAGAACGTGGAATCAACAAAAAAGACCTTTCTCGTGAAGAGTTTTTGAAATATGCTTGGGAGTGGAAAGAGAAATATGGGGGCATTATTTTAGAACAATTAAAGAAATTAGGTGCAAGCTGCGATTGGGATAGAACTCGTTTTACAATGGAAGACGATATGTCTGAAGCGGTAATAGATTCATTTATCCATTTATACAAAAAAGGATGGATTTATCGTGGTGTACGTATGGTAAACTGGGACCCAGCTGGTAAAACGGCCGTTTCTGACGAAGAAGTTATTCGTAAGGAGGTAAATCAAAAACTGTATTACATTAAGTATCTAATTGCTGGAACTACAGACCAATTTTTAACAATAGCTACGACTCGTCCTGAAACGATTATGGCTGATGCCGCGATTTGTATCAATCCGAATGATGAGCGTTTTACGCATTTAAAAGGGAAGAAAGTTTTTGTGCCGTTGGTTAATCACGAAATTCCTGTTATTGAAGATGAGTACGTTGATATTGAGTTTGGTACAGGTTGTTTAAAAGTTACGCCTGCACATGATTTAAATGATTATGAACTAGGGGTAAAACACAATTTACCAGTAACAGATATTTTGAATGACGATGGAACTTTAAACGAACTAGCTGTTATTTTGGTAGGCGAGGACAGGTTTGTTGCTCGTAAAAAGATTGCCAAAATGTTGGAGGAAGCTGGTCATTTAGAGAAAGTAGAAGATTATAAATCTCAAGTTGGTTTCTCTGAACGTACCGATGCTGCCATTGAACCAAAACTTTCTATGCAGTGGTTTGTGAAGATGAAAGAGATGGCTCAGCCTGCTTTAGATGATGTCTTGAATGGTGATGTAAACTTAATTCCGAATAAATTTGAGAACACTTACCGTCATTGGATGGAAAATGTTCGTGATTGGAATATCTCTCGTCAGTTATGGTGGGGGCAACAAATTCCTGCTTGGTATGATGATAAAGGGAATTGGGTAGTTGCTAAAACGAAAGACGAAGCTTTAGAAGAGTTTTGGAAAAAGAAAAACTTAGAAGATGCAGCAGCGGATAAAGCAGGATTTAAAAAACAATTAGAGCCATTTTTAAGGCAAGATGAAGATGTGATGGACACTTGGTTCTCATCATGGTTATGGCCAATTTCTGTTTTCGATGGTTTTAAAAATCCTGATAATAAGGACATCAATTATTATTACCCAACAAATGATTTGGTAACGGCTCCAGAGATTTTATTTTTCTGGGTAGCTAGGATGATTATGGCTGGTCACGAGTTCATGGGTAAAAAACCATTTACCAATGTTTATTTAACGGGTATTGTTCGTGATAAATTAGGCAGAAAAATGTCTAAATCATTAGGTAATTCTCCAGACCCAATTGGCTTGATTGAAAAATATGGTGCAGATGGTGTTAGGGTTGGGATGCTAATGTCATCACCAGCTGGTAACGACTTAATGTTTGATGAAGCTTATTGCGAACAAGGCAGAAATTTTGCCAATAAAATTTGGAATGCTTTTCGTTTAGTTAAAGGTTGGGAAGTTGATGAAAATTTGGAGAATCCTAATCAACAAGCCATTACATGGTTCGAGAATAGATTTAATCAGGCATTGGCCGAAATAGAAAGCAACTTTAAACAGTATCGTTTATCTGAAGCTTTAATGGATAGCTATAAGTTGGTTTGGGACGATTTCTGTGCTTGGTATTTGGAAATGGTTAAGCCTGCTTATCAACATCCGATAGATGCGGAAACAAAAGCGATAACCATCGGATATTTCGAGCAAATCTTAAAGTTACTGCATCCATTTATGCCATTCTTGACTGAGGAATTGTATCACGATGAATTATTTGGCGAAAGAGCCGAAATGGATTGCTGTATTGTGGCAGATTATCCTGTAATTGGCAAAGCCGATGAACAATTACTAAAAGAAGCAGAGCTGATAAAAGAGTTAATTTCTGAGATTAGGAATGTGAGAAACACTCGTCAAATTTCACCGAAGGATGCTTTGCCTTTAAGTATAAAAGTTAATTCGGGTTTAGATTATGAAAAATGGATTAACATCGTTTTCAAATTGGCAAATATCAGTGAAGTGGAAATAGTTAACGATAAAATACCAGGTGCGGCAAGTTTTATGGTTGGTAATGATGAATTTTTCATCGTGCTAAACGAAAATGTAGATTTAGATGCAGAGAAAGAACGTTTAACGAAAGAATTACACTATTTGCAAGGTTTCTTAAAATCTGTGGATGCAAAGTTGAGTAATGAGCGTTTTGTTCAAAATGCAAAACCAGAAATTATTGAGAACGAACGTAATAAAAAAGCAGACGCCGAATCGAAAATTAAAACGATAACAGAAAGTTTAGCATTGTTAGAGGGGTAA